One genomic window of Verrucomicrobiota bacterium includes the following:
- a CDS encoding Gfo/Idh/MocA family oxidoreductase — MALQRKLRMGMVGGGRGAFIGAVHRMAANLDGKIELVAGAFSSDPEKSKLSGEDFFLDPDRVYRSYEEMAQKEAVREDKIDFVSIVVQNHLHVPVAKVFLEAGFHVICDKPLSSNLADAKALKEVVEQSGKVFCLTHNYTGYPMVKEARRMVRDGELGRLLKVVAEYPQGYAVGEVEDNPSGQISNWRADPAVSGASNCMGDIGTHAHNLARYICGIEVDELAAELTTFVPGRQLDDDGNCLVRFTQGVKGIISASQISNGDENHINIRVYGTKASIQWHQEDPNDLIVKYSDAPRKIYRRGNDYLGEAAAANTRTPFGHPEGFIEAFANIYLAAAQAITDQIEGQPVPEGGYDFPTVDDGVAGNAFIQACVESAQKNAAWTKLDC; from the coding sequence ATGGCACTTCAAAGAAAACTCCGGATGGGAATGGTTGGTGGCGGACGCGGTGCGTTCATTGGTGCGGTCCATCGCATGGCCGCGAACTTGGACGGGAAAATCGAGCTGGTGGCCGGCGCCTTTTCCTCCGACCCGGAAAAATCCAAACTGAGCGGAGAGGATTTCTTCCTCGATCCCGATCGCGTCTACCGCAGCTATGAGGAGATGGCGCAAAAGGAGGCCGTGCGGGAAGACAAAATCGATTTTGTTTCGATCGTGGTGCAAAATCACCTGCATGTCCCAGTAGCCAAGGTCTTCTTGGAGGCCGGGTTTCATGTCATTTGTGACAAACCGCTATCGAGCAATTTGGCGGATGCCAAGGCGCTCAAGGAAGTGGTCGAGCAGAGTGGAAAAGTTTTCTGCCTCACGCACAATTACACTGGCTACCCCATGGTGAAGGAGGCCCGCCGCATGGTTCGGGACGGCGAGCTGGGGCGACTCCTGAAAGTGGTGGCCGAATACCCCCAAGGCTACGCCGTGGGCGAAGTAGAGGACAATCCCTCGGGGCAAATCTCGAACTGGCGGGCGGATCCTGCCGTCTCGGGTGCGTCCAACTGCATGGGAGACATCGGTACGCACGCCCATAACCTGGCCCGTTACATCTGCGGGATCGAGGTGGACGAGCTGGCGGCCGAACTCACGACCTTTGTTCCGGGCCGCCAACTGGATGATGATGGGAATTGCCTGGTGCGCTTCACCCAAGGCGTCAAAGGCATCATCTCTGCCTCCCAAATCTCCAACGGGGACGAGAACCACATCAACATCCGCGTCTACGGCACCAAGGCCTCCATCCAGTGGCATCAGGAAGACCCCAACGATCTCATCGTGAAATACTCCGATGCGCCACGCAAGATCTATCGCCGGGGCAACGACTACCTGGGCGAAGCGGCCGCGGCCAACACTCGGACACCCTTCGGTCATCCGGAAGGCTTCATCGAAGCCTTTGCCAACATTTACTTGGCGGCGGCCCAAGCCATCACGGACCAGATCGAAGGCCAGCCAGTGCCGGAGGGCGGCTACGACTTCCCCACGGTCGACGATGGGGTGGCAGGGAATGCCTTCATTCAGGCTTGTGTCGAATCAGCCCAAAAGAACGCGGCCTGGACCAAGCTCGACTGCTAG
- the can gene encoding carbonate dehydratase: MKTLPELLEKNRRWAAARVKEDPQFFTRLSEAQQPKHFWIGCSDSRVPANQIMGLEPGEVFVHRNVANVVIPSDLNMLSALQFAIEVLKVEHVIVCGHYGCGGVKAAITDQRAGLVDNWLCHVREAALGHAEDLAQLTVEERINRMCELNVIEQASHVVQTTVLRDAWARGQRVDVHRWIYSLRDGLLHEVAPVLQKP, translated from the coding sequence ATGAAAACGCTCCCCGAACTGCTGGAGAAAAATCGTCGATGGGCGGCCGCGCGGGTCAAGGAGGATCCGCAATTTTTCACCCGTCTTTCCGAAGCCCAGCAACCCAAGCATTTCTGGATCGGCTGTTCCGACTCTCGGGTTCCCGCCAACCAGATCATGGGGTTGGAGCCGGGAGAGGTCTTTGTCCATCGCAACGTGGCCAATGTCGTCATCCCAAGCGATCTCAACATGCTCTCCGCCCTCCAGTTTGCCATTGAGGTGCTCAAGGTGGAGCATGTCATCGTCTGCGGGCATTATGGTTGCGGTGGCGTGAAGGCTGCCATCACCGACCAGCGGGCCGGCTTGGTAGACAACTGGCTTTGCCACGTCCGAGAGGCCGCCCTTGGCCACGCCGAGGACTTGGCCCAACTGACCGTGGAGGAGCGCATTAACCGGATGTGCGAATTGAACGTGATTGAGCAAGCCAGCCATGTGGTCCAGACGACCGTCTTGCGAGACGCCTGGGCGCGCGGGCAGCGGGTGGACGTTCATCGCTGGATCTACAGCCTGCGCGATGGGCTCCTCCATGAGGTCGCTCCGGTTTTGCAAAAGCCGTAG